In a single window of the Campylobacter fetus subsp. testudinum 03-427 genome:
- the nadV gene encoding nicotinamide phosphoribosyltransferase (Pfam match to PF04095.12 NAPRTase), giving the protein MQMNLILNTDSYKISHYLQYPKDVNYVSSYIESRGGRWNRVLFYGLQMFLMEYLSKKITYEDIEEAKDFIKFHGLSFNEDSWRYIVDEHGGALPLEIEAVKEGSIVQTDNVLLQIRNTDPKLPWLVGYLETAILRAIWYPVAVATNSYFCKQNILQFLNETGTPDLIDFCLHDFGARGVSSFESAGIGGSAHMVNFKGSDTITGAVFAKKYYDADMAAFSIPASEHSTMTTWGKENESDAYKNMVDKFGKSIFACVIDSYDTLNAIELWGKLFDEVKTKGGRVVLRPDSGNPVTMASECLEKMMDIAGFSVNQKGYRVLPKHIRLIYGDGINPQSLVDILNELKLRKISADNIVFGMGGALLQHLNRDTLKFAMKANAVSKDGKRWTDVKKDPITDPSKRSKSGRLALVRKGNLFKTVRLNELKKEENKLKPVFKDGKILSKVSFDDIRARVREFN; this is encoded by the coding sequence ATGCAGATGAATTTAATCCTAAATACGGATAGTTACAAAATTTCGCACTATCTCCAGTACCCAAAAGATGTGAATTACGTAAGTTCCTACATAGAATCACGCGGCGGTAGGTGGAACAGAGTTTTATTTTATGGCTTACAAATGTTTTTGATGGAGTATCTAAGCAAAAAAATCACGTATGAAGATATAGAAGAGGCAAAAGATTTTATAAAATTTCACGGACTTTCATTTAATGAAGATAGTTGGCGATACATAGTAGATGAGCACGGCGGCGCACTTCCACTTGAGATAGAAGCGGTAAAAGAAGGCAGCATCGTTCAAACTGATAACGTGCTGTTGCAGATACGAAATACTGATCCAAAACTTCCTTGGCTTGTGGGCTACCTTGAGACGGCTATTTTAAGGGCTATTTGGTATCCAGTTGCCGTGGCTACGAATAGTTATTTTTGTAAGCAAAATATTTTACAGTTTTTAAATGAGACTGGAACTCCTGATCTTATCGACTTTTGTCTGCATGATTTTGGTGCGCGAGGTGTGAGTAGTTTTGAGAGTGCAGGTATCGGTGGAAGCGCTCATATGGTAAATTTCAAAGGCTCAGATACGATAACTGGAGCTGTATTTGCTAAAAAGTACTATGACGCTGATATGGCGGCATTTAGTATCCCAGCAAGTGAGCATAGCACGATGACTACTTGGGGAAAAGAGAATGAAAGCGATGCTTATAAAAATATGGTTGATAAATTCGGTAAAAGTATTTTTGCTTGCGTGATTGATAGTTATGATACGCTAAATGCGATAGAACTTTGGGGAAAATTATTTGATGAGGTTAAGACAAAAGGTGGTCGCGTCGTGCTTCGCCCAGATAGCGGAAATCCAGTAACAATGGCTAGCGAGTGCTTAGAAAAGATGATGGATATAGCGGGATTTAGTGTAAATCAAAAAGGCTACAGAGTACTTCCAAAACATATCAGGCTGATTTATGGCGATGGTATAAATCCGCAAAGTTTAGTTGATATTTTAAATGAGCTTAAACTTAGAAAAATAAGTGCGGATAATATCGTTTTTGGTATGGGTGGGGCGCTTTTGCAACATCTTAACCGCGATACTCTTAAATTTGCGATGAAAGCAAATGCTGTATCAAAAGACGGTAAGCGCTGGACAGATGTGAAAAAAGATCCTATCACCGATCCTTCAAAACGCTCGAAATCCGGACGTCTTGCACTGGTGAGAAAAGGAAATTTGTTTAAAACTGTTCGATTAAACGAGCTAAAAAAAGAAGAAAATAAACTTAAACCAGTTTTTAAAGACGGTAAAATCCTAAGCAAAGTAAGCTTTGATGATATCAGAGCTAGGGTTAGAGAATTTAATTAA
- the nrdD1 gene encoding anaerobic ribonucleoside triphosphate reductase (N-terminal region) (Pfam match to PF13597.2 NRDD): MKKQEILTKFKDKRTKCVVYTRVMGYHRPVESFNLGKQGEHKERIKFLEPAKC, translated from the coding sequence ATGAAAAAACAAGAGATACTAACTAAATTCAAAGACAAACGTACAAAATGCGTGGTTTATACTAGAGTTATGGGTTATCACAGACCAGTTGAGAGTTTTAATCTTGGAAAACAAGGTGAGCATAAAGAGAGGATCAAGTTTTTAGAACCTGCTAAATGTTAG
- the nrdG gene encoding anaerobic ribonucleoside triphosphate reductase activating protein (Pfam matches to PF04055.17 Radical_SAM, and to PF13353.2 Fer4_12), translating into MLDKFIYDITPFSVVDYPDELACLVWFAKCNMRCVYCYNKDIVLGEGKFDMHYLSEFLNSRQNLLSAVVLSGGECTKSLHFSDVLKLAKDLGYKTKVDTNGSNPEIIEENLSLIDFISLDFKAPKAKFETITASNLYDKFIKTLQILLKNRAKFECRTTIHADILNENDISDMAKVLEQNGYRQTYYLQNFFEASNLGNLQKPKAKFDPNLINSNLSIALRNF; encoded by the coding sequence ATGTTAGATAAATTTATCTACGATATCACACCTTTTAGCGTTGTTGATTATCCTGATGAACTCGCTTGTTTGGTGTGGTTTGCGAAGTGCAATATGCGCTGCGTTTATTGCTACAACAAAGATATAGTTTTGGGTGAGGGCAAGTTTGATATGCATTATCTAAGCGAGTTTTTAAATTCACGCCAAAACCTTTTAAGCGCGGTAGTTTTAAGCGGTGGAGAATGCACTAAAAGTTTGCATTTTAGTGATGTTTTGAAGCTAGCTAAAGATCTTGGATATAAAACCAAAGTCGATACGAATGGAAGCAATCCTGAGATTATAGAAGAAAATTTGAGTTTGATCGATTTTATATCGCTTGATTTTAAAGCTCCAAAAGCTAAATTTGAAACGATCACCGCGTCAAATTTATATGATAAATTTATAAAAACACTTCAAATTTTACTAAAAAACAGAGCTAAATTTGAGTGCAGAACGACTATCCACGCAGATATACTAAACGAAAATGATATCAGCGATATGGCAAAAGTTTTAGAGCAAAACGGATATCGCCAAACTTACTATCTGCAAAACTTTTTTGAAGCCTCAAATTTAGGAAATTTACAAAAACCAAAAGCTAAATTTGATCCAAATTTGATAAACTCAAATTTAAGCATTGCGCTTAGGAATTTTTGA
- the cdtC1 gene encoding cytolethal distending toxin, subunit CdtC (Pfam match to PF03498.10 CDtoxinA): protein MRVLTIIFFFTSIILANENITDAFQIRNANTGIPINIKRFSGQFNYQNWFLNDLGVDPKIKKADKFANSFPFGYVQFQVAADVKMCLQIAPSGFLALKNCKQDYDSGEFETIFQIIPTSSGAMQLRSLVLKTNECLGTFENPNVPIENRVGLVRCVLEFFVDIEPKQLFVFSPPLSGARVIR, encoded by the coding sequence ATGAGAGTCTTAACCATAATATTTTTCTTTACAAGCATAATTTTAGCAAATGAAAACATAACCGACGCCTTTCAAATACGCAATGCAAACACCGGAATTCCTATAAATATAAAACGATTTTCAGGGCAGTTTAATTACCAAAACTGGTTTTTAAATGATTTAGGAGTAGATCCTAAAATAAAAAAAGCTGATAAGTTTGCAAATTCTTTTCCTTTTGGATACGTGCAGTTTCAAGTAGCAGCCGACGTAAAAATGTGCCTTCAGATCGCTCCTAGCGGATTTTTAGCGTTGAAAAACTGCAAACAAGACTATGATAGCGGCGAGTTTGAGACTATTTTTCAGATCATACCGACAAGTAGCGGAGCTATGCAACTACGCTCACTCGTTCTAAAAACAAATGAGTGTTTAGGAACATTTGAAAATCCAAATGTGCCGATAGAAAATAGAGTCGGACTAGTACGTTGTGTTTTAGAATTTTTTGTAGATATAGAACCTAAGCAACTTTTTGTATTTTCACCGCCACTTAGCGGAGCTAGAGTCATTAGATAA
- the cdtB1 gene encoding cytolethal distending toxin, subunit CdtB (Pfam match to PF03372.19 Exo_endo_phos) codes for MRKIVMIIFMATLSFAKPEDYKLATWNLQGSSAVTESKWNISIRQIISGENPADILAIQEAGNLPQTAHPTGRSINQGGTIVTEHLWQLGSISRPFQVYVYYAQIDTGANRVNLAIVSRIIADEIIILPPPTVASRPLIGIRIGNDVFFNIHALANGGIDAPAIINSVFDRFRNMPDITWMILGDFNRSPESLRGTLGLETRIRVTFLAPPAPTQRSGGTLDWAIVGNSAGGIVETALVAVLMLANLRTHLVSDHFPVNFRKFGDN; via the coding sequence ATGCGAAAGATTGTTATGATTATATTTATGGCAACTTTAAGTTTTGCAAAACCAGAAGACTATAAACTTGCCACTTGGAACTTACAAGGTAGTTCCGCTGTTACAGAAAGCAAATGGAATATAAGTATCCGCCAAATAATCAGCGGTGAAAATCCAGCAGATATCTTAGCTATTCAAGAAGCAGGAAATTTACCACAAACCGCTCATCCTACTGGTAGAAGCATAAATCAAGGCGGAACTATCGTAACTGAGCATTTATGGCAACTAGGTAGTATATCTAGACCGTTTCAAGTCTATGTATATTACGCTCAAATCGATACTGGAGCTAATAGAGTAAATTTAGCTATCGTTTCACGCATCATAGCTGATGAAATCATCATCTTACCACCTCCTACGGTAGCTTCTCGTCCGCTCATCGGTATAAGGATAGGAAACGATGTATTTTTCAACATACACGCCTTAGCAAATGGTGGAATTGATGCTCCAGCGATAATAAACTCGGTATTTGATAGATTTAGAAATATGCCAGATATCACTTGGATGATATTAGGAGATTTTAACCGCTCACCTGAGAGTTTAAGAGGAACTCTTGGCTTAGAAACTCGTATCAGAGTAACATTTTTAGCGCCACCTGCGCCTACTCAAAGAAGCGGCGGAACTCTTGACTGGGCTATAGTGGGAAACTCAGCTGGAGGTATTGTAGAAACTGCGCTCGTAGCCGTGCTAATGTTAGCCAACCTGCGAACTCACTTGGTTTCAGACCATTTTCCAGTAAATTTTAGAAAATTTGGAGATAACTGA
- the cdtA1 gene encoding cytolethal distending toxin, subunit CdtA (Pfam match to PF03498.10 CDtoxinA), translating to MTETILKHIKNSLILLFCMTIFNACSSKITEISTQKTDPLGSVFGKADLNFKQPTINLQGIPPDLFDRTSDSLVIMGANGVAITVWYSSPGNWLWGYALYTSGNLGGYRVWRLILLPDNEVMIVNFNTRTTCMNTYKNGVIHSPCNKNNPFQKFVLRPMTNGAVQIYNKATNSCLQTPVDNLFGFDVFGAINLTTKCTDTIDQQWYLLPPPQVGRLLY from the coding sequence ATGACTGAAACTATCTTAAAACATATCAAAAATAGTCTTATTTTGCTATTTTGTATGACTATTTTTAATGCTTGCTCATCAAAAATCACAGAGATAAGCACTCAAAAAACAGACCCATTAGGAAGCGTTTTTGGTAAAGCAGATCTAAATTTTAAACAACCGACTATAAACCTACAAGGTATCCCGCCTGATCTATTTGATAGAACAAGCGATTCTCTCGTGATAATGGGTGCAAACGGAGTTGCGATCACCGTTTGGTATTCATCGCCTGGAAACTGGCTATGGGGATACGCGCTATATACGAGCGGTAATTTAGGAGGTTACCGTGTTTGGCGTCTGATTTTACTACCAGATAATGAAGTAATGATAGTAAATTTCAACACTCGTACGACTTGCATGAATACTTATAAAAACGGTGTGATCCATTCACCTTGCAACAAAAACAATCCTTTTCAAAAATTCGTACTTCGCCCTATGACAAACGGAGCGGTGCAAATTTATAACAAAGCTACAAATTCGTGCTTACAAACACCTGTTGATAACCTGTTTGGTTTTGACGTTTTTGGAGCGATAAATCTTACTACAAAATGCACTGATACTATCGACCAGCAATGGTATTTGCTTCCACCACCGCAAGTCGGAAGACTATTATATTAG
- the nrdB gene encoding aerobic ribonucleoside-diphosphate reductase Ia, B2 protein subunit NrdB (Pfam match to PF00268.17 Ribonuc_red_sm) has protein sequence MNRKKIYNPSSDETLNDRKVFGGNPHGILNFTKAKYTWALKLWDLMEANTWFPKEVDTTDDVRDYACNLTTAEKRMYDLVWSQLISMDSFQTNNLADNINPYITAPEINAILARQAYEEANHSKSYAVMVEAICDNTDLIYEMEKYDDVLRKKNDYISSVYEELAGEVTDEKMLLAMVANQILEGVYFYSGFTAIYALARAGKMLGSAQMIRFIQRDEITHLLLFQNMINSVRKERPDLFTSEVETKIYEMFKKAGDLEIEWGKYITGNQIMGFTDDIIEEYIHYLVDDRLVSIGLKKLYNAKHPIKWVDDFAKFNDQKSNFFESKVTNYSKGSLTFDDF, from the coding sequence ATGAATAGAAAAAAAATTTATAATCCAAGCTCAGACGAGACTTTAAACGATAGAAAAGTATTTGGTGGAAATCCTCACGGAATTCTAAACTTCACAAAAGCAAAATACACGTGGGCACTCAAGCTTTGGGATCTTATGGAGGCAAATACGTGGTTTCCAAAAGAGGTCGATACCACCGATGACGTGCGCGACTACGCTTGTAACCTTACGACTGCTGAAAAGCGTATGTATGATCTTGTTTGGAGCCAACTCATCTCTATGGATAGTTTTCAAACAAACAATCTAGCCGATAACATAAATCCTTATATCACCGCTCCTGAGATAAACGCGATCTTAGCGCGTCAAGCTTACGAAGAGGCAAATCACTCAAAAAGTTACGCCGTAATGGTAGAAGCGATCTGTGATAATACCGATCTCATCTATGAAATGGAAAAATACGACGACGTTTTACGTAAGAAAAACGACTACATTTCAAGCGTGTATGAAGAGCTTGCAGGTGAAGTTACTGATGAAAAAATGCTCCTTGCTATGGTGGCAAATCAAATTCTTGAAGGCGTCTATTTTTACAGCGGATTTACAGCGATTTACGCACTAGCTCGTGCTGGAAAAATGCTAGGAAGCGCTCAGATGATACGCTTTATCCAAAGAGATGAGATAACTCACTTGCTTTTATTTCAAAATATGATAAACTCAGTTCGCAAAGAGCGTCCAGATCTATTTACAAGTGAAGTAGAAACTAAAATTTATGAGATGTTCAAAAAGGCCGGAGACCTTGAGATAGAGTGGGGAAAATACATCACGGGAAATCAGATAATGGGATTTACTGATGATATTATAGAGGAGTATATCCACTACCTTGTTGATGATAGGCTAGTTTCTATCGGGCTTAAAAAGCTTTACAATGCAAAACATCCGATAAAATGGGTTGATGATTTTGCTAAATTTAATGATCAAAAATCAAATTTCTTTGAAAGTAAAGTTACGAATTATAGTAAAGGAAGCCTTACTTTTGATGATTTCTAA
- a CDS encoding hydrolase, carbon-nitrogen family (Pfam match to PF00795.18 CN_hydrolase): MISNLGFLHLNSAGTINRTSEFLNLVKDIKPGELVLASELCVSGYENLGDEFENELIANLKNVLLAGAFLGFTHFSGGFNEFVLLNGDKEIHKQKKAILFTPNLEQDKFKAGKVEDINLFEICGVKIGVLICFELRFAELWERLKGADIILVPSLWGKERKRHFEVLCEALALQNRCYVIACSDRDLKFGAVFKPNGEIAKSFKFELDLASEFKKSLGLI; the protein is encoded by the coding sequence ATGATTTCTAATCTAGGATTTTTACATCTAAATTCTGCTGGAACTATAAATAGGACTAGTGAGTTTTTAAATTTAGTAAAAGATATAAAACCGGGCGAATTAGTGCTAGCAAGTGAGCTTTGCGTTAGTGGATATGAAAATTTAGGCGATGAGTTTGAAAATGAGCTTATCGCAAATTTAAAAAACGTCTTACTTGCTGGAGCTTTTCTCGGTTTTACTCATTTTAGCGGTGGTTTTAATGAATTTGTACTTTTAAACGGCGATAAAGAAATCCATAAACAGAAAAAAGCGATTTTATTTACTCCAAATTTAGAACAAGATAAGTTCAAAGCTGGAAAAGTTGAAGATATAAATTTATTTGAAATATGCGGCGTCAAGATAGGCGTTTTGATCTGTTTTGAATTGCGTTTTGCTGAGCTTTGGGAAAGGCTAAAAGGCGCGGATATCATTCTTGTGCCATCGCTTTGGGGAAAAGAGCGCAAAAGACATTTTGAAGTTTTGTGTGAAGCTTTAGCTTTGCAAAATCGCTGTTATGTGATCGCTTGTAGCGACAGAGATCTAAAATTCGGAGCAGTTTTTAAGCCAAATGGTGAGATTGCAAAAAGTTTTAAATTTGAACTTGATTTGGCTAGTGAGTTTAAAAAATCTTTAGGGCTTATTTAA
- the pcm gene encoding L-isoaspartate protein carboxylmethyltransferase, type II (Pfam match to PF01135.15 PCMT) — MDSLERARCQKMADDIADVIELTPMVYKAFCSTPRTDFVPVSVNAFKLDAHPIGGNQWISSPLTVAKMTLALEAENCDNILEIGCGSGYQAAILSRLAHRIFSIERIEKLANEAKAKMKKLDFNNVNIRYDDGNVGWKSYAPYDRIILSCACSSVPTRLFEQLKDDGILVAPIKENNKQFIVKFKKIGSNLEKIVLDECEFVPLLDGRE; from the coding sequence ATGGATAGTTTAGAGCGCGCTAGATGTCAAAAAATGGCTGATGATATAGCCGATGTTATAGAGCTGACGCCTATGGTTTATAAGGCGTTTTGTAGTACTCCTCGTACTGATTTTGTTCCAGTTTCTGTTAATGCTTTTAAGCTAGATGCTCATCCCATCGGCGGTAATCAATGGATTAGTTCGCCTCTAACAGTAGCTAAAATGACGCTTGCTTTGGAAGCTGAAAATTGTGATAATATACTCGAAATTGGTTGTGGAAGTGGCTATCAAGCTGCAATTTTAAGCAGGCTTGCTCATAGAATTTTTAGTATTGAGCGTATAGAAAAACTTGCAAATGAAGCCAAAGCAAAGATGAAAAAACTTGATTTTAATAATGTAAATATAAGATATGATGATGGAAATGTAGGCTGGAAAAGTTACGCTCCATATGATAGGATAATACTTAGTTGCGCTTGCTCAAGTGTTCCAACTAGGCTTTTTGAGCAGTTAAAAGATGATGGAATTTTAGTAGCTCCTATCAAAGAAAATAATAAACAATTTATAGTTAAATTTAAAAAAATCGGCTCAAATTTAGAAAAAATAGTTCTTGATGAGTGTGAATTTGTTCCTTTATTAGATGGCAGAGAGTAG
- the sodB gene encoding superoxide dismutase (Fe) (Pfam matches to PF02777.14 Sod_Fe_C, and to PF00081.18 Sod_Fe_N): MELRTLPFNPATNAVVSEETCSYHYGKHHQTYVNNLNNLIKGTDFEGADLFEILTHSEGAIFNNAAQIYNHDFYWDCIAAKTDISDELKAALQSDFADFKSEFLKSATTLFGAGWTWLVYNPNSHKLEIKNTSNAGTPVTEGLIPLLVVDVWEHAYYIDARNARAAYLEKFYENINWDFVSAAYEWAKKEGLSSVKFYIDEIYKGSGCCGGHCGCH, encoded by the coding sequence ATGGAATTAAGAACACTACCTTTTAACCCAGCTACAAATGCTGTTGTAAGCGAAGAAACCTGTAGCTATCACTATGGAAAACATCATCAAACTTACGTGAATAATTTAAATAACCTCATAAAAGGTACAGATTTTGAAGGTGCTGATCTTTTTGAGATTTTAACTCATTCTGAAGGTGCGATTTTCAATAACGCTGCTCAAATTTACAATCATGATTTTTACTGGGATTGCATAGCTGCTAAAACAGATATTAGCGATGAGTTAAAAGCTGCTTTGCAAAGTGATTTCGCAGATTTTAAATCTGAGTTTTTAAAAAGCGCTACTACTTTATTTGGCGCTGGATGGACTTGGCTTGTTTATAATCCAAATTCGCATAAACTTGAGATAAAAAACACTAGCAACGCAGGAACGCCAGTGACTGAAGGTTTGATCCCGCTTTTAGTAGTTGATGTATGGGAGCATGCTTACTATATCGATGCAAGAAATGCGAGAGCTGCTTATTTAGAGAAATTCTATGAAAATATAAATTGGGACTTTGTAAGTGCCGCTTATGAATGGGCTAAAAAAGAGGGTTTGAGCTCAGTTAAATTTTATATAGATGAAATTTATAAAGGTTCAGGCTGCTGTGGCGGACATTGCGGTTGTCATTAA
- the rpsJ gene encoding 30S ribosomal protein S10 (Pfam match to PF00338.18 Ribosomal_S10), translating to MERIRLKLKAYDHRVLDRTVAAIVEAVKRTGADVRGPVPMPTKIKRYTVLKSPHVNKDSREQFEMRIHARMLDIVAATPDTVDSLTKLDLAPEVNVEVRAMGK from the coding sequence ATGGAAAGAATTAGGCTTAAGCTAAAAGCTTATGACCACAGAGTTCTAGACCGTACAGTTGCAGCTATCGTAGAAGCTGTTAAAAGAACTGGAGCCGATGTAAGAGGTCCAGTACCAATGCCTACAAAGATTAAACGCTACACAGTGTTAAAATCTCCACATGTTAATAAAGATTCTCGCGAACAGTTCGAGATGAGAATTCACGCTCGTATGCTAGATATCGTAGCAGCTACTCCTGATACAGTTGATAGTTTAACAAAACTTGACTTAGCTCCAGAAGTTAATGTTGAAGTTCGTGCTATGGGCAAGTAA
- the rplC gene encoding 50S ribosomal protein L3 (Pfam match to PF00297.18 Ribosomal_L3), with protein MEYIVEKIGMSRTVSAPSTPVTLLRLVPAKVCELGEGGKAIVAYAHTKADNKAIKGQQKKYGLSSEFNTFATLSVANSEVGDLDVNPLNEAKVLKVSFNTKGRGFQGVIKRHGFSGGPASHGSRFHRRPGSIGNCEWPGRVQPGRKMAGHYGNEKTTVKNEVVSFDSANGILVLKGSVPGFNGAMGRARIVK; from the coding sequence ATGGAATATATCGTAGAAAAAATAGGCATGAGTAGAACTGTTTCAGCTCCTAGTACTCCTGTAACTCTTCTTAGGCTAGTTCCTGCTAAAGTTTGTGAGCTAGGTGAAGGTGGTAAAGCTATAGTGGCTTATGCACATACAAAAGCAGACAACAAAGCTATAAAAGGCCAACAAAAAAAATATGGTTTGAGCAGCGAATTTAATACATTTGCTACTTTAAGTGTTGCAAATAGCGAAGTCGGTGATTTGGACGTAAATCCACTAAATGAAGCAAAAGTTTTAAAAGTAAGCTTTAATACTAAAGGTAGAGGCTTCCAAGGCGTTATAAAAAGACACGGATTCTCAGGCGGTCCAGCAAGTCACGGCTCACGTTTTCACAGACGTCCGGGATCTATAGGAAACTGCGAATGGCCAGGTCGTGTTCAACCAGGTAGAAAAATGGCTGGACATTACGGCAATGAGAAAACTACAGTTAAAAATGAAGTAGTGAGCTTTGATAGTGCTAATGGAATTTTGGTTTTAAAAGGTTCGGTACCGGGATTTAACGGTGCTATGGGTAGAGCAAGGATAGTCAAATGA
- the rplD gene encoding 50S ribosomal protein L4 (Pfam match to PF00573.18 Ribosomal_L4) → MSKINVLNEKFEKTSEIELPASYAEINSHNLYLYVKSYLSGIRANSAHTKGRSDISGGGKKPWRQKGRGGARAGSTRTNVWVGGAVAFGPKNNRNYDQKVNKKQKRLALEFALNDKVAKGKFFAVDSIEISSGKTKDAASIIGKLGVRDALIIKNELDAKTLLAFRNLANCYVIDASEVNAYLVSVYSAVIAEKAALQSIVKEG, encoded by the coding sequence ATGAGTAAAATAAACGTTTTAAACGAAAAATTTGAAAAAACAAGCGAAATTGAACTTCCAGCAAGTTATGCTGAAATAAATTCGCACAATTTATATTTATATGTCAAAAGCTACCTTTCTGGTATAAGAGCCAACTCTGCTCACACCAAAGGTCGTTCAGACATAAGCGGCGGTGGTAAAAAGCCTTGGAGACAAAAAGGTCGTGGCGGCGCTCGTGCTGGTTCAACAAGAACTAACGTATGGGTAGGCGGCGCTGTTGCATTTGGTCCAAAAAACAACAGAAATTATGATCAAAAAGTTAATAAAAAACAAAAAAGACTTGCTCTTGAGTTCGCATTAAACGATAAAGTTGCAAAAGGTAAATTTTTTGCGGTTGATAGCATAGAAATATCAAGCGGCAAAACAAAAGACGCTGCATCTATCATCGGCAAACTCGGTGTAAGAGATGCACTTATCATCAAAAATGAACTTGATGCAAAAACACTTTTAGCGTTTAGAAATTTAGCAAATTGCTATGTTATAGATGCTAGCGAAGTAAATGCATATTTAGTTTCAGTTTATAGTGCGGTTATAGCTGAAAAAGCAGCACTACAATCTATCGTAAAAGAGGGCTAA
- the rplW gene encoding 50S ribosomal protein L23 (Pfam match to PF00276.16 Ribosomal_L23), producing the protein MADITDIKTILYTEKTLGLQEQGVVVIQTSPKMTKNGLKEVLREYFGVTPLRVNSLKMDGKVKRFKGRVGVRNDFKKFYVKLPDGVSLENQEA; encoded by the coding sequence ATGGCAGATATAACAGATATCAAAACTATACTTTATACAGAAAAGACTCTTGGCCTTCAAGAACAAGGTGTAGTGGTTATCCAAACTTCACCAAAAATGACTAAAAATGGTCTAAAAGAGGTGTTAAGAGAGTATTTTGGTGTAACGCCACTGAGAGTAAATTCATTAAAAATGGATGGAAAAGTTAAGCGTTTTAAAGGAAGAGTCGGCGTAAGAAACGACTTCAAAAAATTCTATGTAAAATTACCAGATGGCGTTAGCCTAGAAAACCAGGAGGCGTAA